The genome window ccggacattctctgGTTTGATTTGgctctcggcatgatgtctagcttttgaagatcttttggtctacttcactttgccaggcaggtcctatttaagtgatttcttgattgacaacaggtgtggcagtaatcaggcctgggtgtggctagagaaattgaactcaggtgtgataaaccacagtaaagttatgttttaacaggtggggcaatcactttttcacacagggccatgtaggtttggattttgttttcccttaataacaaccttcatttaaaaactgcattttgtgtttacttgtgttatctttgactagtatttaaatttgtttgatgatctgaaacatttaagtgtgacaaacatgcaaaaaaaaaaagaaatcaggaagggggcaaatactttttcacaccactgtatcagCGGACAGCGCAGACACTTGATTTACACTGTAGACCAATATGTTTGTTAGTATATTgggatttaaaaatatatatcagtgATTCCTCAAATATAAGAAACAACCTGTTAGACCTGAAATGAAAAGTTATTTGCTAGTTTCAACTTTCTGCcatgaaaactaaaatataaagataaaataaacacaaaatatcagTACCTGCATACTAGCAGctgtaaggctgtacttagtgtattagcatgctaacatttgctaattagctataaacacaaagtacagctgaggctgatgggaatgttattagttttgcaggtatttggtcataaaccaaagtattagagaaatcttaattttgaCCTGTTGATGTCGATAGATGAGAATTGGCAGTCAAGAaggttattacaattcatcctgtgggggaCACGAATGTCtgccagatttcatggcaaagCATCTGAttgttgtcaagacatttcactcaaaaccacaaatgtcaacctgctggtgatGCTTGAGAAAATGGCGgggctcaccaaagtcattaggatccATCATCGAGGAAGCATGAATGTCTatgaaatttcatggcagtcgaTCTATTAGTTGTCAAAACATATCACCTAAAAATATCAACCTTCTAGTGGCGCAAGGTGAACAGgcgatcaccaaagtcagtaggattcatcctttggggactatgaatgtctgcacaTAATTTCATGCTAATCGATCCAATaattgttaagatatttcaatctggaccaattTAGTTGACCAACCAACCAATATTGCCATAGTTTGAACCTAAATTACTGTATTACTTGACCAAAATATAGACAAAAATAATGCACAACAGATTATTTTATTGCTCAAAACTAATAACATCATAATGAAATGGTGCAGCTGGCCAGTTGCTGAGCAGATCTTTTGCTTAACGTAGCAGAACTTTTTGAGCAGATCTTGGCCTTGACTGCAGACACTTTCAGTAGATTGTCCTCCTCAGATCCCCTCATCCAGTCAAACTGCAGTCTTCCATACATAGTCTTCCCGCAGGGATTCAAAGTGACAAAGCTGTGTTGGGAGGCCTTTGGGATCACATAGTGGAAGTGAAAGGGTGTCGGCTCTAGGGTGTCTTTCATCTGAATCTTTTGCACCACCCTCTGATGTGTTGCTGCCTGGCCAGGCTGCAGTGAGGGGATGGTTGCCGCAAGTTGTCTGGCATCGGAAGACTTAACCAGATGATCTGTAGCGGCCAACCTTGTTGCCCGTGGAGAACGTAAACCTTGGAGAGAAATAAGTTTGTACAGGCTCTTCCTCCACTCAGGCATGGACTTGGGGCCGCTTTGGTCTTTGGGACAGATGGTTTGTGCAAATTGTGCCGAGTGTGTACCGAGGCCACTGTACAGATTCGGCCCCCTAGTCTTAGTCTGAATGGTGGAGTGCGTAGCAGGAGGGTGCACAGCTGTGTTGGAGAGTTTTTTGTATGATGAGTTCTTGTTGCCATATTTGAACTTCTTATAGAGCTGCAAGACTTTATGATCAAGGGGCACCTGTGCTTGGTTTATGATGTTGCTGTATTTGGGGGAAGACAGGAGGAAACTTCTATCTCTAATTGGCAAACATTTAGGAGGCCCAAGGTCTGGTTGGGGTTGAGGATCCTCTGGGGTTGGAGGGGGAGGCTTTAGGGGATGAGGAGTCAGGTTTTTTAGCTCTATAGGTGGTAGGTAAGATGTTATCCTGGGTTCTGTGAGTATGAAAAAGTACATGTAACACAAAGAATGTGAACTCAAGAATGGTGATTTAAATACTGTAAGAAGCAATGGGCCtcaggaaaaaacattttcatattcttaTCCTAAAtatctcctttttttctgtgaagTTTGCTTGTTCAAGTCAGATTCAACAAAATCACATAACTATCCTAATCAGTGTCCCCAGACTGGTATATAaggtatataaataaactgttcCACTCTATTTCTAGCCAAGTTACATTCACAACAAGACtatgagtctacagccatgctgctCTGAGTGTTGTGCCTGCTGTATGTGTTTCTGATGTGCACACAGACAGCTAAACACTATGCTCTGAGAAGCTTGAATAATGACTCTGGTATAGAGGTAAAGTTGACCCATTTTTACTTGAATGTCCTGAGACATCATGTTTCTCCCAAACAAAGTTTCTACAAGGCTTTACAGATGGAGGCAGATTCTAAGGGCAATTCCAGAGTccactagctgcatggctaactgagctaagtAGCAGTAGCGGTTACTTTAAagctgtccatcaggaaactccgtaaatcacagaTTTGAGACGGAGCAGCcgaaggacatcagagggaaaaccagaaaatattttcctccATAAAAATAACCCAGTTTCTCCAAATtaagtgaataaagttataaaagtttttttttgtacagtaagcagtgagCCCTAgtccccagaaacactccgctccgGCGGAtatattgtttttccaacctaattcttgtctcatttgtggtctgataaacagtaaattcatccaattcagtgccccatatcgatattttccaagctaagttactgtagctgtcatagcTGCAACACAGCGTGGCGGTATGCAGCTCACAGCACTgggtgtataaagagaactggttACAGTGGCTCACACGTacagtgtttgtttgagtggttcttgcatgaggcccattgtcTTCATGCATTGAATGAATGTATAGCCTACAGTATGTAGTCTAGATGACAGTAACCTTGCTTTGGGATGATGGTATCTGCAGACACCACAGGACTTGCCACTGGAGTCGCCGGGCACTctacagaaatggaaaaaaggttgcaaaatgaaaaagggaaaatataaatattcactTGTACAGTGGCTCACACGCCTCTTGGCAGGCTTTCAGGAAGTTGGCCATTCAGAAGAAATTGGTCTTTTAGGAAGGGGGGCCTCAAAGAGACAGGAGCCAAAacggcttgtttcagacagaggatgaactgatggtctgcataaagggccagtataagataaacaaggatttttttattattattgtaaatcatgcaaagctactctagtggaatcccagaataaaaatatagagctggaaatgagcataataggtcGTCTTTAAGAGCAGCTGGGGGTAGAAGGTGAGTTTAGAACTGTTCCTTGCTCTATAGGGCCAcattgagggaaaaaaaaattaagatttcaaCAAAGAAGTTGTATTTGAATTagaataaagtcataatatCTCAAGACAAAGGTCATAATATTGTGTGAATAAAGTCATAATTTTAAtactctgtctgtctttatgcGTCAAATGAGTGATGTTGATGACCTGAAGTCACCGGTTTCACCAATAAGCACCTTATTATCAGAGAAAATTAACCAGTTACAGTCAAGTCAAAATAACTGTACACTAAAGTAGCCTATGGACTGCCAGGAAATGCTAAAACATGCACAAGTAATCAAATCAacctattttgtttgtttgagtggttcttgcatgaggcccattgtcTTCATGCATTGAATGAATGTATAGCCTACAGTATGTAGTCTAGATGACAGTAACCTTGCTTTGGGATGATGGTATCTGCAGACACCACAGGACTTGCCACTGGAGTCGCCGGGCACTctacagaaatggaaaaaaggttgcaaaatgaaaaagggaaaaatataaatattcactTGTACAGTGGCTCACACGCCTCTTGGCAGGCTTTCAGGAAGTTGGCCATTCAGAAGAAATTGGTCTTTTAGGAaggggggccttaaagagacaggagctaaaacaGCTTGTTTCCAGTGGGCTTTATTTAAATGATATGAAAGGCAGCCACACTCTACTTGTCCTACAGTCTGCTGTGCATTACATTATTGCTCTGCGCTCTGCTGATGTGATAGTAACCCATTCAGAATGTCTGACAGACACCTAACCACATTTGGGACTGTCTCTGGATGAGACAAAGTTTAGGGAAGCGGCTGTGCGCTGCTCTTTATCTGAGAtgaaaaaccaaaactaactgtttgaaaacacttctgATCAGGCATAAATCTCACTTTTGAGTGGCTTATTGTCCACAAAAATGTTAGCTTCACCACCTCCAATAAAGTGCAGCTCACTGCCGCTTCCTTGAGTTTTTCCAATGGGAAGCATCCTGGAGTAGGGAGACAGTCCCAAACAGAGCAAAGGTGCCTATAAGCAAGGGGGAAGCAGAGGAGACACTGCAGTCCAGACAAAAAACTCAAGTCAAAATAACTGTACACTAAAGTAGCCTATGGACTGCCAGGAAATGCTAAAACATCACACAAGTAATCAAATCAAcctattttgtttgtatgag of Siniperca chuatsi isolate FFG_IHB_CAS linkage group LG7, ASM2008510v1, whole genome shotgun sequence contains these proteins:
- the LOC122879486 gene encoding uncharacterized protein LOC122879486 isoform X5, with the translated sequence MKPSHLHSQCPTNREHPVSFLMSARRLQWQVLWCLQIPSSQSKSARRLQWQVLWCLQIPSSQSKAPLLCLGLSPYSRMLPIGKTQGSGSELHFIGGGEANIFVDNKPLKKCPATPVASPVVSADTIIPKQECPATPVASPVVSADTIIPKQECPATPVASPVVSADTIIPKQEPRITSYLPPIELKNLTPHPLKPPPPTPEDPQPQPDLGPPKCLPIRDRSFLLSSPKYSNIINQAQVPLDHKVLQLYKKFKYGNKNSSYKKLSNTAVHPPATHSTIQTKTRGPNLYSGLGTHSAQFAQTICPKDQSGPKSMPEWRKSLYKLISLQGLRSPRATRLAATDHLVKSSDARQLAATIPSLQPGQAATHQRVVQKIQMKDTLEPTPFHFHYVIPKASQHSFVTLNPCGKTMYGRLQFDWMRGSEEDNLLKVSAVKAKICSKSSATLSKRSAQQLASCTISL
- the LOC122879486 gene encoding uncharacterized protein LOC122879486 isoform X7; the encoded protein is MANFLKACQEACEPLYKHLCSVWDCLPTPGCFPLEKLKEAAVSCTLLEVVKLTFLWTISHSKSARRLQWQVLWCLQIPSSQSKAPLLCLGLSPYSRMLPIGKTQGSGSELHFIGGGEANIFVDNKPLKKCPATPVASPVVSADTIIPKQECPATPVASPVVSADTIIPKQEPRITSYLPPIELKNLTPHPLKPPPPTPEDPQPQPDLGPPKCLPIRDRSFLLSSPKYSNIINQAQVPLDHKVLQLYKKFKYGNKNSSYKKLSNTAVHPPATHSTIQTKTRGPNLYSGLGTHSAQFAQTICPKDQSGPKSMPEWRKSLYKLISLQGLRSPRATRLAATDHLVKSSDARQLAATIPSLQPGQAATHQRVVQKIQMKDTLEPTPFHFHYVIPKASQHSFVTLNPCGKTMYGRLQFDWMRGSEEDNLLKVSAVKAKICSKSSATLSKRSAQQLASCTISL
- the LOC122879486 gene encoding uncharacterized protein LOC122879486 isoform X1, whose protein sequence is MSKTAVDTEPLKWPIAPDGYIPNSVIRSWMRKGKELIKKDCWHDNITSHQSQEVGSTYSSRKTVNFTPTSCHENRPKQLRELREDMKLHETITPPLSVPNKQRTSSFIFNECPATPVASPVVSADTIIPKQECPATPVASPVVSADTIIPKQECPATPVASPVVSADTIIPKQECPATPVASPVVSADTIIPKQECPATPVASPVVSADTIIPKQEPRITSYLPPIELKNLTPHPLKPPPPTPEDPQPQPDLGPPKCLPIRDRSFLLSSPKYSNIINQAQVPLDHKVLQLYKKFKYGNKNSSYKKLSNTAVHPPATHSTIQTKTRGPNLYSGLGTHSAQFAQTICPKDQSGPKSMPEWRKSLYKLISLQGLRSPRATRLAATDHLVKSSDARQLAATIPSLQPGQAATHQRVVQKIQMKDTLEPTPFHFHYVIPKASQHSFVTLNPCGKTMYGRLQFDWMRGSEEDNLLKVSAVKAKICSKSSATLSKRSAQQLASCTISL
- the LOC122879486 gene encoding uncharacterized protein LOC122879486 isoform X4 — encoded protein: MANFLKACQEACEPLYKVPGDSSGKSCGVCRYHHPKARHLCSVWDCLPTPGCFPLEKLKEAAVSCTLLESARRLQWQVLWCLQIPSSQSKAPLLCLGLSPYSRMLPIGKTQGSGSELHFIGGGEANIFVDNKPLKKCPATPVASPVVSADTIIPKQECPATPVASPVVSADTIIPKQEPRITSYLPPIELKNLTPHPLKPPPPTPEDPQPQPDLGPPKCLPIRDRSFLLSSPKYSNIINQAQVPLDHKVLQLYKKFKYGNKNSSYKKLSNTAVHPPATHSTIQTKTRGPNLYSGLGTHSAQFAQTICPKDQSGPKSMPEWRKSLYKLISLQGLRSPRATRLAATDHLVKSSDARQLAATIPSLQPGQAATHQRVVQKIQMKDTLEPTPFHFHYVIPKASQHSFVTLNPCGKTMYGRLQFDWMRGSEEDNLLKVSAVKAKICSKSSATLSKRSAQQLASCTISL
- the LOC122879486 gene encoding uncharacterized protein LOC122879486 isoform X6, producing the protein MKPSHLHSQCPTNREHPVSFLMSARRLQWQVLWCLQIPSSQSKSARRLQWQVLWCLQIPSSQSKSARRLQWQVLWCLQIPSSQSKAPLLCLGLSPYSRMLPIGKTQGSGSELHFIGGGEANIFVDNKPLKKCPATPVASPVVSADTIIPKQECPATPVASPVVSADTIIPKQEPRITSYLPPIELKNLTPHPLKPPPPTPEDPQPQPDLGPPKCLPIRDRSFLLSSPKYSNIINQAQVPLDHKVLQLYKKFKYGNKNSSYKKLSNTAVHPPATHSTIQTKTRGPNLYSGLGTHSAQFAQTICPKDQSGPKSMPEWRKSLYKLISLQGLRSPRATRLAATDHLVKSSDARQLAATIPSLQPGQAATHQRVVQKIQMKDTLEPTPFHFHYVIPKASQHSFVTLNPCGKTMYGRLQFDWMRGSEEDNLLKVSAVKAKICSKSSATLSKRSAQQLASCTISL
- the LOC122879486 gene encoding uncharacterized protein LOC122879486 isoform X3, with protein sequence MANFLKACQEACEPLYKVPGDSSGKSCGVCRYHHPKARHLCSVWDCLPTPGCFPLEKLKEAAVSCTLLEVVKLTFLWTISHSKSARRLQWQVLWCLQIPSSQSKAPLLCLGLSPYSRMLPIGKTQGSGSELHFIGECPATPVASPVVSADTIIPKQECPATPVASPVVSADTIIPKQEPRITSYLPPIELKNLTPHPLKPPPPTPEDPQPQPDLGPPKCLPIRDRSFLLSSPKYSNIINQAQVPLDHKVLQLYKKFKYGNKNSSYKKLSNTAVHPPATHSTIQTKTRGPNLYSGLGTHSAQFAQTICPKDQSGPKSMPEWRKSLYKLISLQGLRSPRATRLAATDHLVKSSDARQLAATIPSLQPGQAATHQRVVQKIQMKDTLEPTPFHFHYVIPKASQHSFVTLNPCGKTMYGRLQFDWMRGSEEDNLLKVSAVKAKICSKSSATLSKRSAQQLASCTISL
- the LOC122879486 gene encoding uncharacterized protein LOC122879486 isoform X9: MSKTAVDTEPLKWPIAPDGYIPNSVIRSWMRKGKELIKKDCWHDNITSHQSQEVGSTYSSRKTVNFTPTSCHENRPKQLRELREDMKLHETITPPLSVPNKQRTSSFIFNECPATPVASPVVSADTIIPKQECPATPVASPVVSADTIIPKQEPRITSYLPPIELKNLTPHPLKPPPPTPEDPQPQPDLGPPKCLPIRDRSFLLSSPKYSNIINQAQVPLDHKVLQLYKKFKYGNKNSSYKKLSNTAVHPPATHSTIQTKTRGPNLYSGLGTHSAQFAQTICPKDQSGPKSMPEWRKSLYKLISLQGLRSPRATRLAATDHLVKSSDARQLAATIPSLQPGQAATHQRVVQKIQMKDTLEPTPFHFHYVIPKASQHSFVTLNPCGKTMYGRLQFDWMRGSEEDNLLKVSAVKAKICSKSSATLSKRSAQQLASCTISL
- the LOC122879486 gene encoding uncharacterized protein LOC122879486 isoform X2, yielding MANFLKACQEACEPLYKVPGDSSGKSCGVCRYHHPKARHLCSVWDCLPTPGCFPLEKLKEAAVSCTLLEVVKLTFLWTISHSKSARRLQWQVLWCLQIPSSQSKAPLLCLGLSPYSRMLPIGKTQGSGSELHFIGGGEANIFVDNKPLKKCPATPVASPVVSADTIIPKQECPATPVASPVVSADTIIPKQEPRITSYLPPIELKNLTPHPLKPPPPTPEDPQPQPDLGPPKCLPIRDRSFLLSSPKYSNIINQAQVPLDHKVLQLYKKFKYGNKNSSYKKLSNTAVHPPATHSTIQTKTRGPNLYSGLGTHSAQFAQTICPKDQSGPKSMPEWRKSLYKLISLQGLRSPRATRLAATDHLVKSSDARQLAATIPSLQPGQAATHQRVVQKIQMKDTLEPTPFHFHYVIPKASQHSFVTLNPCGKTMYGRLQFDWMRGSEEDNLLKVSAVKAKICSKSSATLSKRSAQQLASCTISL
- the LOC122879486 gene encoding uncharacterized protein LOC122879486 isoform X10, encoding MSKTAVDTEPLKWPIAPDGYIPNSVIRSWMRKGKELIKKDCWHDNITSHQSQEVGSTYSSRKTVNFTPTSCHENRPKQLRELREDMKLHETITPPLSVPNKQRTSSFIFNECPATPVASPVVSADTIIPKQEPRITSYLPPIELKNLTPHPLKPPPPTPEDPQPQPDLGPPKCLPIRDRSFLLSSPKYSNIINQAQVPLDHKVLQLYKKFKYGNKNSSYKKLSNTAVHPPATHSTIQTKTRGPNLYSGLGTHSAQFAQTICPKDQSGPKSMPEWRKSLYKLISLQGLRSPRATRLAATDHLVKSSDARQLAATIPSLQPGQAATHQRVVQKIQMKDTLEPTPFHFHYVIPKASQHSFVTLNPCGKTMYGRLQFDWMRGSEEDNLLKVSAVKAKICSKSSATLSKRSAQQLASCTISL
- the LOC122879486 gene encoding uncharacterized protein LOC122879486 isoform X8 translates to MKPSHLHSQCPTNREHPVSFLMSARRLQWQVLWCLQIPSSQSKSARRLQWQVLWCLQIPSSQSKAPLLCLGLSPYSRMLPIGKTQGSGSELHFIGECPATPVASPVVSADTIIPKQECPATPVASPVVSADTIIPKQECPATPVASPVVSADTIIPKQEPRITSYLPPIELKNLTPHPLKPPPPTPEDPQPQPDLGPPKCLPIRDRSFLLSSPKYSNIINQAQVPLDHKVLQLYKKFKYGNKNSSYKKLSNTAVHPPATHSTIQTKTRGPNLYSGLGTHSAQFAQTICPKDQSGPKSMPEWRKSLYKLISLQGLRSPRATRLAATDHLVKSSDARQLAATIPSLQPGQAATHQRVVQKIQMKDTLEPTPFHFHYVIPKASQHSFVTLNPCGKTMYGRLQFDWMRGSEEDNLLKVSAVKAKICSKSSATLSKRSAQQLASCTISL